The following are encoded together in the Naumannella cuiyingiana genome:
- a CDS encoding carbohydrate ABC transporter permease, which translates to MTAPAGEKPDTGSPDDHRAGSGRAGDSGTPVPGWRRRMRPYLLSVPAVLVVIGILYPFVLGAIYAFLNYSAANPDPRFIGFANFVSVLGDTDFWASVRITLTYAVVATVVETVLGVIIALLLNRSSLVGRIFERVLILPLMIAPVIAGVIWKLMFNPQFGVLNYVLGLGSSFDWLSRDMALWSSIIVDVWIFTPFVAILVLAGIRSLPREPFEASDVDGAGWWYSFRRLMLPMMWPYILVAVIFRFMDCLKVFDHIYVLTAGGPGIATRTLQIGAYEDSIIFQNYSRGSTYMLLLWVIVFITARYLVSVLGKAQRRAAGAEE; encoded by the coding sequence ATGACTGCCCCCGCGGGCGAAAAGCCCGACACCGGATCGCCCGATGATCATCGGGCCGGATCCGGCCGTGCCGGCGATTCCGGTACGCCGGTCCCCGGCTGGCGCCGCCGGATGCGCCCCTACCTGCTGTCTGTGCCGGCCGTGCTGGTCGTCATCGGCATCCTCTACCCGTTCGTGCTCGGGGCCATCTATGCGTTCCTGAACTACTCGGCGGCCAACCCCGACCCACGGTTCATCGGATTCGCCAACTTCGTCTCCGTGCTCGGCGACACCGACTTCTGGGCGTCGGTCCGGATCACCCTGACCTACGCGGTGGTGGCCACCGTCGTCGAGACCGTGCTCGGCGTGATCATCGCGCTGCTGCTGAACCGGTCCTCGCTGGTCGGGCGGATCTTCGAGCGGGTACTGATCCTGCCGCTGATGATCGCCCCGGTGATCGCCGGCGTGATCTGGAAGCTGATGTTCAACCCGCAGTTCGGCGTCCTGAACTACGTGCTGGGGCTCGGTTCGTCCTTCGACTGGTTGAGCCGCGACATGGCGCTGTGGTCCTCGATCATCGTCGATGTCTGGATCTTCACGCCGTTCGTCGCGATCCTCGTGCTGGCTGGGATCCGGTCGCTGCCACGCGAACCGTTCGAGGCCTCGGACGTGGACGGTGCGGGCTGGTGGTACTCCTTCCGCCGGCTCATGCTGCCGATGATGTGGCCCTACATCCTGGTCGCCGTGATCTTCCGCTTCATGGACTGCCTGAAGGTCTTCGACCACATCTACGTCCTCACCGCGGGCGGCCCGGGCATCGCCACGCGTACCCTGCAGATCGGGGCCTATGAGGACTCGATCATCTTCCAGAACTACTCCCGCGGCAGCACCTACATGCTGTTGTTGTGGGTGATCGTCTTCATCACCGCGCGCTACCTGGTGTCGGTGCTCGGCAAGGCCCAGCGCCGCGCGGCCGGGGCGGAGGAGTGA